TTTACTATGTAATTCCGCAGGCATGGAAAGAGGTCATTGATCGTTTGAAATGGAATGGAGTGAAAATGAAAAAGCTGAAAAAAGATACGACGATCACGGTGAATTGTTATTACATCGGCGATATGAAGACTGGAAAGAATCCGTATGAATCACATTATCTTCATTCGGGTGTGCAGATCGCGCTCGATACGCAGCAGGTAAAATATTACAAAGGAGATTATGTGATACGAGCGGATCAGAATTCAAACGCATATCTTGTAACTGTACTTGAACCGCAATGCGACGACAGTTATTTCTGCTGGAATTTTTTCGATGGAATTCTCCAGCAGAAAGAATGGTTCAGCGATTATGTGTGGGAAGAAAAAGCAGATTCACTTTTGAAAACAGACCCGGTTCTTAAAAAGAAGTTTGATGATAAAATGAAGGATCCGTCATTTGCCGGCGAACACTGGGCGCAACTCAATTTAATTTACCAGAATTCGCCCTACAAAGAAAAAACACACGATCGGTATCCTGTGACAAGAATCAATTCTGAAATGAAGCTACCGGTAGAATAATACGGAATGGAAGAATGCGAGTATAGAAGAAGGAAGAACCTAAAAAAGTTCATTTAATATTCTTCCATTTTCAATTTCTTCAGTTCTTTTTTACCATTTGAAAAATGAAAAGATTCAACCTCCGTGCCTACGCACTCATTATTCATAAAAAAAAAATTCTCTTGACCGATGAGATCCGTTTCGGAAAAAAGATGACCAAATTTCCCGGCGGAGGTTTGGAGTGGGGGGAAGGATTGATGGATGCGGTGCGAAGAGAATGTCGTGAAGAATTGCAGCAGGAACCACTTTCAGCCGAACATTTTTATACAACAGATTTTTTTATCGCCTCAGCATTTCATTCCGATGATCAGCTCATCAGCGTTTATTACAAAGTGAAACTGCCGCATCCTGAAAAAATAAAAGTGGCCAAAAAAGTTTTTGATTTTGAAAAGGAAGAAGAAGGTGCGCAGCTATTCCGCTGGATAGAAATGAAAAATATTTCGCCGGAGAATTTTACTTTTCCAATAGATAAATTAGTAGCAGAAAAATTGTTGGCTCCAAAATAAATGATAACGAGCAATGTGTTGTGGGTTTTGAGTTTTTCTCATAACCCAAAACCTACCAGCCGTTTCCTCCGCTGTGACCCAACTGGAACACACGCGAAATATTGAAGCCGAGGCGGATTCCCATTTTAAACCAGTTGCTCGAAGTGTAAGGAATATACTGGACTTCGTTCATGCCGAACTGATTGGTAAAATGCATTTGAAAAACGTGCCCGCCGGTTTCAAGGTCAATGCCGATGCCGAGCGGATCATAGTACTGATCGAATAAATCACTGTAGCGATTCAAACGTTTTGCATATTCGAAAGTGATCGCCATGTGCTTGGTGACTTTGTATCTTCCTGAAATTCCAACGGCGAACATGTCATTCAGGTCATTAAAATTATCGACAATATTATAATGGATCCAGAATCCATGAATCTCCAGAGAAAAACGCGTGGAGAATTTTCTTCCGAGTGTGATCACGCTCGAATAAGAAATGCGGTCCACCCAGTATTTATATTTATCCACGCCGGTTGCATCCTTGTTCGGATCTTTGAGAAAAGTATAATTGAATCCCGACATCCACGTGAGTGTAACCGGCATTTTATTATCGGTTGTTTGTTTCAGGATCTTCACTTTCACTGAAGCATCGGCAAGTTTGTCAATAGAAGTACGGCCAATTCCCACGCTGAGCCAATCGCGTATTCCGTAATCGAGCGCGAGACGAATGCACGCGCCCCCGTCGAGGCCGAACGCGTTGTATGCGCCTGAGTTGAATTCACCAAAGCGATGCTGGATCCGGAAATCAAGTGCATTTCTTCCCACCGTTTCCACTGAAGGAAAATTTATGACGCGTGTTCCTTTGAAGGTAGAATGAACATATTCTTTCGTTGGCTTATTCAGCGCATCAAGACTATCAGCCAGTCGCTGCAGGTC
This sequence is a window from Bacteroidota bacterium. Protein-coding genes within it:
- a CDS encoding NUDIX domain-containing protein, with the protein product MKRFNLRAYALIIHKKKILLTDEIRFGKKMTKFPGGGLEWGEGLMDAVRRECREELQQEPLSAEHFYTTDFFIASAFHSDDQLISVYYKVKLPHPEKIKVAKKVFDFEKEEEGAQLFRWIEMKNISPENFTFPIDKLVAEKLLAPK